The proteins below are encoded in one region of Campylobacter helveticus:
- a CDS encoding c-type cytochrome: MRVFLLLALGLNLLFSADFITQKEYAKMLYENPRGISCKKCHGAKGEGQILGYYMHKDKKKAYEIPSIQDLSFERFKEALMKEQDVKSIMPNYSLTNDEIITLYNYIKQVSKEK, from the coding sequence ATGCGTGTTTTTCTCTTGCTTGCTTTGGGTTTAAATTTGCTTTTTTCAGCAGATTTTATCACGCAAAAAGAATACGCAAAAATGCTATATGAAAATCCAAGAGGCATTAGCTGTAAAAAATGCCACGGAGCTAAGGGAGAGGGGCAAATTTTGGGCTATTATATGCACAAAGATAAAAAAAAGGCTTATGAAATTCCTAGCATACAGGATTTGAGTTTTGAGCGTTTTAAGGAGGCTTTAATGAAAGAGCAAGATGTCAAGTCTATAATGCCAAATTATTCATTAACTAATGATGAGATAATAACTTTATATAATTATATCAAACAAGTTAGCAAGGAGAAATGA